TAATGAGCTATTGTGGGAGAGCAGGACAGCCTCCTGGTTAGAAATTTGGCAGGTTTTATCCACACACAAAGCAATGCTGACTATCATTCCACATATATCGTTGCAAGTTGCTGTCAATGTGGAGTGGATTGTCAGGGAAATACCTGAAGTTTTACTTCATTATCAGGAAAAACAATTATCTGTCCCCTTTTAAGCTAAAATTGATGGCTTGAGTGTCAGCAGAGTGTGTCCTTTATTGGAAAACCTGCTTGGTTTATGTTCACAACAGTTGAAAAGCAGCCTTCAGCCTACACAGGCCAATCTGACTGGACAGATGGGCCCTTGAGATCCAAGAGGACTCTGAGGCAGAAAGATGTTTGGGAAGAGGCAGAGAGCGGGGGGATAGCAtgtgggagaggagaggaggggagcaGTTTAACAACATGGTGTGGAGTTTTGGTCCCTCTCCCAGAGGGCATAAAAGATTCAAACTGGGCTAaagacagaccacacacacacacacacacacacactcacctacATGCATGcaccacacaaaacacatgtgcacacaccaccaccaccaccaccaccaccaaactGTAGGATTCAGCCACACTAGAAAGCAGACCAGGTTAGGCAGACAAGAAGATgacttagaaaaaaaatgtctgcagaCAGTTTAGCCataaacagagggagagaaaaagacagagaggctgagtgagaggaggagagagccaAGAGAAGAGCTCATTAAACTGAATGTGAAGGGCAGcaacagacagtttttttttttttgttggacaGGCAGAAAGTATCGACTGTCGCAGGtatcattacacacacagttGTCTTCATAAAGCAGCTGGAGTGGAGTTACCCAATACTTCTTTGGATAGTGCAATACAATCTGCctggttagttagttagttaggtAGATAAATAGGTAAAGGTATGAAgacatttaaagtaaaacttTTCATGAATTCAAACTCATTCAAATCTTTTTTGATACAATTTATAGTTGACATTCTTTTTCCGCAATAGCCATTCAGTGCATTTGCTTTCTGTTGCCCTTCCAGTACTGGATTCAGAATGTCTACCTAAGCACAAGAGATTCACAGGAAAAGATGCATAATGCAGCGCAGCTTCGTCTTATTAATAACAGCCTAACTGTTCACTTATTTCCTGCTGTTCCTGTTTCATACTGAAAGCGTTAAACTGGCAGAATAAGGGGTGAATTTTAGACAACTGTCTTTTCTGCATTTCTTCAATCAAGCTTCTATGATTTGTTGAAGTGAGAGTAAAGTAGGCTCAACCAAACAGTATTCCAGTTACAATCAGATGACAGTAAAAAACTCACATTAAGCTCACTCACATTAAACTCACTGTCATATTTATCTTGACAGTGATATATAACAATACTAGTCTCATCAATCTCATCAAGAAGAACAAATTCATTGTTAATATCAGATGATAACCATCTGCGGAGGTTCTGACATAATTTAGTGTTTGgataagaataataatattCACGCTCAACCCAACTTCTTCTTGTCAGTTTATGTCACGTAAAACTGCCAACCTCTGGTCTTGTGTTGCACAATATACTGTGGTGAATTGTGGGATACACTTGGCTCTGAATATCAAAGCGGTGTTAGGAGAAGTGTGCATCAAGTGTAGGTTAAGTGTAGTGTGTGTTGGTATACATCAGACATGTGACAACACTTTAAGTGCTCAAGACTGTGAGTGTGGGTATTGGGATGCACCCTTTGTCTCAAGTTGTCTCATTCCAGCAGGTGCGACAAAGCTAACAGGAGAGTGAGGGAGATGTCATTCAAGCAGGGTTTTTACATGTCCGCTGAGTCTTGAGAAGAGGTCTTATCAGGAACAATGAGTAAAAACACCTGTGCGGGTGGACCACGGCCTTTTATAAGTTATCAATTAAAAATGGCTTCAGCATTGATTCCTTCTCTTCACCTCTCACCTTTGTTACTTCTCATTCTCTCATTATTTTCTCACCGTcttatctcctcctccctcttgcACCCTCGCATCTCCCCCACCTCCCGTTCCCTTCTTCCTTTATTAATCATtatccttctctcctcctttttttcaaCTCCCTTCCcatactttattttttcctctttcattccTTTAACGCCGTTACTCTCACTTCCACAGCTCCTCTGTTGCCTCTTCCTACTTTCTTTACTAcccacatttgttttttgtcctcctctatgtgtgtgtgtgtgtgtgtgtgtgtgtgtgtgtgtgtgtgcgtacactTGGACAGCAGGATAAGTGCCAGGCCTTCTCTTAGGAGTAAAGTCATGAACCAGTGGTCATGGACCATTAGTCACACACAGTTTGAGACATTAACCCCCATCAGTATCTCTCACTTCTATAAGCCCCctcgtgtttgtgtgtgcacgtacCCGCTTGAAAATGAGATAGTACGACTCACTGAATTATGCttgttatatataatattttgtgaCAATTTGTTAGTGAGCGAAGAATATCTGTATGCTCCCTGCGTGTTTAAGCTAAAATAGCAAAGTTGTGTCTCATGGTATacctctctatttctctctcactccattcctccctccttttttattttttttattttccatcccTGCATTGGATGAATCACACTCACCTAGTAGATACCTGTGAAGGGCACTTCAGCCAGACATTTTCTCTGAGATGCTTCAGCCTCTGGGCATGAGATCATTGTGTACTCTGTGAGgtaaaaacaaatctccatGAGGAATACATAAAGAAACATGTACTGTGGTGTCATTTCCAATCATGTAGGGACATGCAGAACACCGCTGTAGCCTCTAGGTAGCCAGCAAAGTGTGTTCTCATGTTCAGTGAGCACTATTATGTGTTATTACCTCCCATAGCTGTTTCCAGGCAAATTTTCAGTGAAACTACATCTGAAGTGGACAGTACCAAGGGACAAAGCCAGATTTGtattcttttgttttgaaatgcaCATTTGCAACATTTGGTTTTCAGGTAAAAAAGTCCAGAGAAAATGAGAACCCATATGGGCCACATGACCCCTTTGGACAGACCACTCCACAGCAATTTTAAATGGGCTGCAAATCATGAGGCCGTCGGACACTAAATCAGGCATTTGGCAGGAAGGAGGAGGACCACTGAGATGGAAGAGGAACAAAACGAGGTCAGTGAGATTGGGGTGTGGGGTGTGGGGTGGGTGTTGAGGAGAAAGAGGGACGGAAAGGTGGAGGAAATGAAGGAACAGAGACATGAGGTGAATAAGAAAATTGATCACATACAAtattcctctcttctcctccttcagaggaggagagagagggagacagggaggcggttgtgaggaggaggaggaggaggaggataagaagagaaaacagagaggacaTTGgggagagaggagcaggaaTGTTGGCAAGAGGAGAGAACAGGGAGATGATGGGAGGTGAAAATGGAACTGAGGGATTGCAGGAggtggagaaaaagaaagagacacaaattTGGCaggttgaggaggaggaggaggcccaGTGAAGTGGTGGGATGAAGAGAAGGAGGGTTAGGGAAATGCTGGGAAGGAGATGAAAAGTGATATAAGAGGTTGTGGGAGGTAGAAAGTATGCAGACGGGAAGGGGTGGAGGCTGGGGGTGGGGGTCAAAGGTGGAGGAAAGATAGAGCAGGAATGAGGAGAAAGACGGGAAAGGAAACTTAGGGAAGTcaagaagggagagagggatgatACAAGGAGGAAGAGAGTAATGAatcagaggaggaaaggaaggagagaaggaaggtcAGGTGTACAGAGGATGAAGAGAATTAATATAGACAGATAAAGCTACAATGTCGTCATGTGGGTATCTAGGGACTTTCGGGATGGCTGATAGCTGTCTGCTGACTGTATAATGGGGGCCTGTTTACTAATGGCGAGTTATAGCTTCCCTGACTTCATTATGGAGGGAGACGGAGAGTAATTGGGGGGGGTGAGGACAGACGGACAAGCATTGAGGAGAGCAGATGAACAGAGGGGTAAAAGGATGGAGGATGGAAAGAGCGCTTCTGTTTGGGCAGTGATAAAGGTCAAAAACTCAGGGGGCTCTCTGCCGTCTGACAGCAGGACACACAGCAAcctctcagacagacagaaagaaaaacaggaggggggggggagtgtaCAGATAGAGATAGACAGAGGGGAAAATTATAGTCTGTCTTTGCTCTGTGTGACAGAGCTGATAGAAACAGTTGATTCTCCACACTCAAATTAAAACCAAGCTAATTATCTTAACAAAGGCAGCTAATGGCTACATAGCTTTAAAATTACCCTAACGTATATGCTATTTAGAGCCTTTATAATAGGCGGCGCTCCTCATAGCAATAGGGTGTTGTGGGATACTTGACACAAGCCCACTGTAATTATTGTTTGCTACGGCACGACATGTCATGTCATCCAGACGTGCATAAATGCTGTCATACAGATTTATTTAGGAGATGCCAAGGCTTTGATTACATAGGAACAATAACAACGTTGTGCTGTGTACTGAGTGAACCCCCTGCCCCCATAAGACTTTGTTGActagctttaaaaacaagtctataaaatgtattttctttttttcacaatttatatattcatttaacTGTTTAACTATAGTCTCTGTAGATTTGATGGTAAACAAGCTGTGTCACAGCCCTCTCTGCAATGCCAGATTATTTTAGTGGAGAAACTTTGAATACTTTTTAATCAAATCTGTTGTCAAATTCAAGTATATTGACTCAAGAGACATCAGAATCGCCCTCCCATGTCCTTGGTTATCCTCAAAGGGACACAGCACTGAAAACAGTTATTTACTGGAAAATTGCTATTTTGGGTGTGCTTAAAGGAAAAATCTAGCTCTAATAACTGACTACTGGTCACATTTAGGGAACTCATAATATTTGTATCTTTGAGTGTTATACTGTGTTTAAGTGCAGTTGTAAAGGGATAAGTTATTAACTTCAGAAGCTTCAATGAAAATGACGAGGTTAGCTACATTTTCTTTACAGCACAAGAGATAATGTGGACAACTTATGGGTAGACACAATGTGCTATAGGCTAATAACCTCTGctcaataaaaaatgatgtaacTTGTGTCTTTTTTGCTAAATGTCGACATAcaattatcatttatttgccTAGAAAAACTCACACATTTCCAATTTTCTCCTCTCCATATTAGCAGAGGACTCTTTGCCATGTGCCATTTGCTTGACAAAACTTACTTTGCGTCTCCAAACATTTCAACCACATCTCGCtgcttcctcagcagatggagttgcTCAGTTATTATCCAAAAGAGCTAATGAAAAGGCAGGCGTGACCTTTCTCATTGACACCAAGTTGTATTTGATTTCCCAGTCTTTGACAACGCTTTACCCACTGTAAAAAACCTCAGGTGAAGGCAGCGTTTTCTTCCGGCACACTGCTGCCATCTAATGGGCATTACTATTGTTTCAGATTCGCTCCGGCGCTTCCGCTCAGTTTGGACCTAGCTGGTTGCCATACAGAGGAATGAGCGAGCGTCGCCCTAGCAACGGACAGGCGTTAAATGGTTGAACAACGGGAATCTTATAAATTGGGTTGAATTTTTCGTGAAACAAAGACGCCTTCAATTTCTTATTTAATGACTGAAGCTGTGATGGCTACAAGCAACCCGTCCGTGTTTCTTCTCACGGTGAACGGGCAGATTGAGGGAGCGAATGTGAGTAATTCTTCTCAGTTAGCCTAGCCTAGCAGCTAATTTCAGCGAACACAACCCTCACATTCACACCCTGGCGTGAATTAGTGTTAACTATGAGTTTGTGTTTCATTACTAGCGAGTATCAagttatatatttgttgttctTCAGTTTCCAGAGTACGACAACTTGTACTGCAAATACTGTTTTGTTTACGGCCATGACTGGGCTCCCACCTCGGTGAGTAGCTAGATATGAATTATGATGTCATCTAAACTACTCAGCATATTGTTAGTAATATACCACGAGTCATAATCTTACCAGTAagtctctttctgtgtgtgtgtgtgtgtgtgtgtctgtttttttctctctctctagggGTTGGAGGAAGGCATCACTCAAATAACCTGTAAAGGCAGTCAGTCTTCACACAAATTAATATGGAACTTCCCTTTGGAAACAACGTTTAAGAGCACAAATCCTTCTGGATGTgagcattacacacacacacatctcataGTTCAATATTGGTAGCTGTTGCTTTCATTCAGGCTTTGAGTAATATTACTGAGGTTCCAACAGAGCATTTCGGACctggaagataaaaaaaatgtatataatacaGAGTATAATTATGATTTCCTCTTCATTTTCCAGGGCCTCAGCTTGTGGTGAGTGTGTACGGTCCAGATGTGTTTGGCAACGATGTGGTGAGGGGCTACGGAGCGACTCACATCCCCTTTACACCTGGACAGTCAGTATTACCTCAACCATCAACTTCCTCTTCTTTATTCATGCAACATCCACCCACCAATCTTAGTTGTACTAGTGTGTTTTCTAAGGGCATGGTGTTACATAGTAATATATCTCACATAATAACCAAGTCTTTATATCCCATCATCTCACCAAAACTTGTCAATGAAGAGCATGCACAAAAAacggcagaaaaaaaaatctgttttctttcccAGACATACACGAACCATCCCCATGTTTGTGCCTGAACCCACATGGAGACTTCAGAAATTCACAAGGTGAGATGTGTGaagtgttttgttgtctttctccACAGCTGTGATGTTGCAGCTGGTGAGTCGTTAGGGGAAGCAGCAGATCTCTGAAAGTTATCAAATATTTAGTGCACCTCtttgtgcgtttgtgtgtgtcctaCTGAGGATGCAGTCTTAGACCTCTGTGGTGAGAATACCCCACATCAGTTTACCAGCTGCTGTTATTAGTGCGTCATAGACACACACTCATTGAGGTATCCATCACAGTTCCCTTCAACTCACACCAACCCACTAGGCTATGTAAGATGCACGGGTGAGCATCTGGATCTTTCGGTTTTTGCAATTTAAACAGCAACACTGGAAGTATTTGTTTTTCCACTTGGTCTGGGAAAAGTTTCTGTAGGTGGTGCTCTTTCTTCCCCACACGCCAAGACAAACCAGTGCTGTTTAAGCTAGATACATTTACTCATCACTTCCTGTGGGCTATAGAGGGCTTTTCATGGGAATGATTTGTATAGCCATTTACAAATACTTCATGTTTgcttgaatttgtttttaatgtttaagaTTCATAttcaagggggaaaaaagttagacacctaattttaaaaagtcatatCAGAGTGGGATGATACTGTCATAACAATGTCCATAATCTCATGTATCAGTGACTCACTCATTAGATTAACCCTGCtatgtataatatatactgtacagttcaCACAAAGGTTcaatgcctctctctctctctagttttaacatgttttttcctctcatgtGTAGTTGGCTGTTGGGACGGCGGCCTGAGTATGCAGACCCTAAAGTAGTAGCCCAGGGTGAAGGGAGAGAAGGTTTGTGtggatttatttctttattgtgtAAATAGCGACATGTCAGTAGCACTGTACCATTTCAGTCAGTGCAGAAACACACTCTAGTGAAACAAAAAGCTCCCAGATATGGATAGTGTAATTCAAATTTTAATCATTGAAAATGTAATATGATTAACTTCTAAATAAGTGCAAAATGTTTCATTGAACTGCCAAATATCTTCAATATTAGGTCTCCATTTAATGtcattatgttttcaggttaaaaattcataaaaagTATTCTTTCTGGGTTTGTTTTATGTATCCTGTTTGTATTATTTCTGTGCCGCAGTGACACGAGTTCGTTCCCAAGGCTTCGTTACCGTCTCCTTTCACATCATGACCAAAGACATGAAGAAACTGGGCTACGACACGGGGCCGTCAAACCCTTCAAGCACACAGTCATACTCAGCCACATCTGGCTGGTCGACAGAGGAACAGCCGCACACCATGTAGTAACATAAGAGACTGTTTAAGGGACAACCAGCCGGGTGGGTTTTTCTACTCGTTCTTCCCTCAAGGATGTTTGTTCCCCCCACAAAACCACAACACTCACATTCAATATGACCATGTTTACTTCCTGTTATATACACTCagtcacatatacacacacgctgCCATACTCAAGTGTTTTTATAGTAAAAATGTGTAGAATTGAAATTATGACATTTTAgcatatatatttgtattgtcttgaatttttctgttttactacattttatacttttttaaataaatgtggacTTAACAGAAATAATGTTTGAATGTAGTGAGTATTTGTAAAGACTACTTTACATATTTAGAGATAAGTCGAAGCTAACGTGAATGTCAAATTTTCACTCACCTTGgatatttagttttaaaaaaaatacaaagacacacacacacacacacacacacagacacttgaGTTACACAGCTGAAGtgatacacattttattttgaaccaATGCAGCTACAGTTGTCCTCATCCAACACGGTGCGGCCTGCTGCGTTCGTTTGTTTAGATGCCGTTAAAATACCACGGTGACTTTTTCCTACAAAAACCCATTACACAGAATAATAAGGTATACAGAAGAACAGTATGTTACAATAGTACAAATGATAAATTATATTATACAGTTATAATGCCAACGGGTTGAGCACgtatccaataaaaaaaaaaaaaaaaaaaaaaaaaaaaaaaagcagcctgCTCCCAGTACTATGAGAAGGGTAAATAGACAGACATGGAAAAGAATAGAGGCTGTTTATGCATATAAAGACAGACAGTCCATAAGGTCGGTTAGTCCTCTTGATAAAAGCATAGTGAATACATAGTAACACACAGAGGAGCTCGCTACACACAGGCCACATTTTCACTGCACCATAGCCACGACTGCGAAACTGCTGCCAGGGATCAAGAAAAAGTGTTCATCTGCAGTGTCAACTGACTGTTTGGGAGTGCTGAATTTGTTCAAGACAGTaaaggttgattttttttcttttttttttcttcaatgcATTGATAACACAAACTTTTCCACAATCGCTGGAGTAAAGTTTAAAGGTCAGGCCGCAGTGAAATCAAGGCCAGTGAGAAAGTGACACATCTTAGCTAGAATATCATAGTAGCCTTTCGATAAAGTATAAAATAAGTTTGCAAAACACGTCAAGCGGTATTGTCTTATTATCTTTTTACTTTTCCGACTCCAATTTTTGCATATATTTAGTTGAgattaaaaatgtttgctgGTCTGCAAGTAAGTGTCGCACCCATTCATTCAGGATcccaagcaaaaaaaaaaaaaaaaaaaatcttcatcaCCACcctcagcatcatcatcatcaaaaaaaaaaaaaaaaaaaaaaaaaatcatacacacAGTTGGAGCCGCCACTCCTTTTTGCCTGAGAGAAATAAAGGTCTGCGTTTAGTGGAAATATAACGGGGTCCTGCGGTGTAGCTATCATACCGCAGCAGACCAGGAGAGGGCGCCAACTcaaaccaaaagagaaataaacaccCTTCAACAGTAAAAACATTGGCAGTGATCAACAGAACTGAAGAGATGGGAGTACAGTGACATAAAGAGAGTAAGGGGTCTAAACATCAAGCGCAGTTCATCGTCTTTAGCTGTAATTCATCAACCCACTTAACTCAATCAATAGAAGACAGACGCTCTGTTTGCTGTCAGTAAATGTGCCGATATTTAGCCAACAGTAACACTTTCTTACACAAACTTCTTAACAAACTGAAAAATAgctctgaaatattaaaaaaaaaacaaaaaaacaatgggaGTCTGATATCATGAAAAtccataaacagaaaaaaaaaaaaaaatgtcagtgaagtGTGACCCTACTGTTCAAACTACTCAAAAGTACGACATCCTCAGAAATCACAGTCGCTATGACTTTGGTAACAGTTGTGCTTCTAAGAGAAGATAATTACATAGCCTACCCATAGGGTGAAAAAACtagaatgacagaaaatagaCAAAAGAGAATGAAGATGATACATGGCTTAGCTAGTACACAGCTCCAAAACTCAGAAAGGCTTAGCTATGGATTTACATCTAACGagtaaataacaacaaaaagtaACCAACAAAATTAACAACTGCTTGTTTACATAACCTGTCTCGCTGTTTTGCGGCGGGATTCCCTGTGCTATCAATAGACCAGTACAGGAACAaccctgtgagtgtgtgtgtgtgtgtgtgtgaccaccAGATAAAGTTCTTGTAGATAGATTAGCCACGGTAAATCCACTCGGAGGTAAAACTCTCTTAACGATGCTGAGTGGCTGACGTGCCCTTTAAACCCGGTGCTTTCTTGGCAACCCTGTCACTATAGTAACAGTCGATATATGGTTGTTcccatgcacacgcacacatacacacacacacttaaggCTGCAGATGTCTATATTACCACTTGTTTTGACTTGCGCTTTAGTATCTAACTTGAAGTCAGCTCTCTCTTCCACTTGACTAAATGAGAAATGGAAAAACTTGCTCATTAAAGTACACTTGGAAGCTAAACGTATCTCTCATGCAaactgcgcacacacacactcacgcacgcacacacctCCCCTCTTCCCTTTGAccctaaaaacaaacaaacaaaa
The genomic region above belongs to Thunnus albacares chromosome 17, fThuAlb1.1, whole genome shotgun sequence and contains:
- the b9d1 gene encoding B9 domain-containing protein 1; translation: MTEAVMATSNPSVFLLTVNGQIEGANFPEYDNLYCKYCFVYGHDWAPTSGLEEGITQITCKGSQSSHKLIWNFPLETTFKSTNPSGWPQLVVSVYGPDVFGNDVVRGYGATHIPFTPGQHTRTIPMFVPEPTWRLQKFTSWLLGRRPEYADPKVVAQGEGREVTRVRSQGFVTVSFHIMTKDMKKLGYDTGPSNPSSTQSYSATSGWSTEEQPHTM